The genomic segment CAGCAGGGTAACATTTTTGGGGAGACTGGAGAGGAGGCCCCCTTTCGCGGACGGCCCATTTCTGACAGACCCCTCTTGGGAGAGGTGCTGGAGGATGTTGAGGTCTTTCAGGACGCTTAGCGGTTCGCTGTTACAGCTCAGGGAAcgggtattttttttctgcccttGTCCCGCAAGGTGGCTGTAGACCTGGGAGGCCTGCTTGAACTTATTGACTTTCTGAACCTCCACAGGGAAGGTGTCATCGAAAGGGTCTCCCAGTGGCTCTGTCTGTAGACAGCCAGAGTGTTTATCCCCATCTGATTCGCTCACAGGATGTCTCCTTGCTGCTCTAGGTTTCTGGGGCTCGGGCACGGACAACATTTTAGCTAAGACATTTTCCCCGGCGCTACTGCTGGTGTGAGACAGCTGCTCTGCAGTGCCAGAGGAATGGTTCTCTGAACTCCTGAGGAGTATTTGGGCAGCGGTCTGCTGGATGATGCCCCAGTCTCTCAGGATGTCCTCTTTGGTAGTGAACTGGGAAGTCACTGTGAAGCGGATCACAAGGGTCTTACGGATGGCTGCTGGAATGAGGAACATGGTGCCGGATTTTGTCAACGACTTCAAGAGCTCTTCGGTCAGAGCATTTCCTCcctgcagaacaaaaaaagaaaatactccaCCTAAGAAAAACAGAAGGCTTGACAGGTGGAGAAAAGCCTACAAAGCCTGCAAAAACAGGTTTTCCTAGTTTATTTGTGTTACCAACAATTCACAGATCTTTTGCAATCCGCTGCAGGAAAACAGTGTCATTGACCTGCAAAGGATTAAAGTCTAAATCCCAGTTTATTGCTACTTCAGCATAACCAGAATGTCTTAACCTTTGTCAAGCAACTGCAACAGCAACACTTCCCCCTGCTGGTGAAACATGGTAACAGCAAATAAATTACTAATCCAAACAGCACCAACCTTTCCTGAATGACCCACCTTGGAGGAACTATCtttctgaaactgaaaattaagaacagaattaagaattaaattgtTCCATATCTACTTTTAATTTTATCCTACATTAAAAGCATATATATGTTCCTAATTTGGGATAATATATTCTGCacaggaaacattttatttctttatccttTAATTCTTAGCTGCATGTCTCACTTTCCAGTTTTTTTGCACATCTctcctttgtagatttttgtCAGCCCAATGTAATTAATGGGTAAGATGAGAAGCCGTACCATGCATACCGTACACGTTTCTGTGCTTCACTCATACACACCTTCAAGCAAAACACCACCAGTCCAAGGTGTCTCTGCGCTGGAATTTCAAAATTAGGATCACTCCGAACGAGAGACTCGAAGAGCTTTGCCATCTCCACACCCTGAGAATGAAGGAAATGCACAAGGGAAGTATACAGCTGACAAAGGCAGTGTGTAACACCCATGTGCTTCAGGCGAGGTAGCACTTACGTGACGGACGTGCGCCTGAAGGTTTTTTACTCCGAACGAGCGCATCACAAACCACAGTTTAAGGGAGCGAAATCTTCGGCTGAGTGGGATCTGCCAGTGCTGGAAAATGATACAGGAGAATAAGTCTTGTGTGGGTGACATACTGAGCCTGAGCCTTCCTCTAGGCAATCCGCTTGGCCCCGCAGATGAGCGTTCTCTCCCTTCGAAAAGACCGAGAACAGTACGATAAGGGGGACAGCGTAGAGTCATGGGTACATCTCTGGGATTGTGGGTCATGGGATGGAGGCCCTGCTGCAGATACTGCTGTTGCACCCTGAGGAAGGTACTAcaccccagttgctccagtctCCCCAGTGGTGCGAAATGGCACCAGTACGCTATAAACACAAGAAACCACTTGCTATTTGTTCAGGGAGCCAGGATAAACTCTGGTCCATTAAGCGCTTGTCTTAATAACCTTATCTGCATAAAGGAATCAAAGCAGCTGACCTTCATTATAAGGCATTGCCAAGTTGACTTTGCAGTTTCCTGTAactttacaaatacagtatgtatacgtATTCTGATCCACAGGGAAGAGCTATTGGTCCACCAATAggacttacagcagcaacccaGTTTTCCATAGAGGTCCCCCACCCACTAATGAACCAGGCCCAGCCTTCCTTGGCTGATGAGATCCAACAGAATTGGGCTACAAGGTGGTAacatggctgtttttttttgtagcacCATACATTATGCAACATTCACATTATGTTAATGCTTTATTGTGCCATTTTTCTGTTTAAACAGAGAGATCAAGTAAATAATATAAACAATGAGTACAACAAGGAGTCCAATTGATAAGAGTACAAAAACTCAGAAGTACCATAAAGTCAGTGGCAGCACCAGAGTTTTCATGCCTGAGGTAGACTGGGTTGACACTGAAGGCCTGCTGCAACTTGTACTTATCCTTCACCCTGTAACGACAAACAAAGAGGCCCAGTTAGCGCCTTTCTTCGGGGACGTTCAGTGAAATGTGTCTTTAACAGGAGGAAGCCCCTTACCAAAAAGCAGTGCAGTCGAAATGCACCATCATCCACTTGGAGGGGTTGAAGACGAACGAGTCGGCAAACTCGACGCCTTTGAGGAAGTCCCTGAACTCCGGACAGAAGAAGGACGTCCCAGCGTAAGCCGCGTCTATGTGCAGCCAGAGGCCTTCGCTGGCACCTGAATGAGGAATGAGACAGCCGGTCCTTTTTCATCCATCCGcctgttttctaaccactttatccaaatcAGGATCACACTGGATGAaagccagttcatcacagggcacacacgcacacagacacgcacacactcgcaccagggccaactttcccagaagccagttaacccaccagtatgtcttcggac from the Lepisosteus oculatus isolate fLepOcu1 chromosome 5, fLepOcu1.hap2, whole genome shotgun sequence genome contains:
- the hdc gene encoding histidine decarboxylase isoform X1 — protein: MQSEEYNRRGKELIDYISAYLTNIRDRRVNPDVQPGYMRRLLPDTAPMEPETWENIFSDVEKIIMPGVVHWQSPHMHAYFPALTSWPSLLGDMLADAINCLGFTWASSPACTELEMNVLDWLAKALGLPDHFLHHHPDSRGGGVLQSTVSESTLISLLAARKAKILEMKESEPAADESVLNSRLIAYASDQAHSSVEKAGLISLVKIRFLPADDQFSLRGETLRAAIEEDRKRGLVPVLVCATLGTTGVCSFDRLSELGPVCASEGLWLHIDAAYAGTSFFCPEFRDFLKGVEFADSFVFNPSKWMMVHFDCTAFWVKDKYKLQQAFSVNPVYLRHENSGAATDFMHWQIPLSRRFRSLKLWFVMRSFGVKNLQAHVRHGVEMAKLFESLVRSDPNFEIPAQRHLGLVVFCLKFQKDSSSKVGHSGKGGNALTEELLKSLTKSGTMFLIPAAIRKTLVIRFTVTSQFTTKEDILRDWGIIQQTAAQILLRSSENHSSGTAEQLSHTSSSAGENVLAKMLSVPEPQKPRAARRHPVSESDGDKHSGCLQTEPLGDPFDDTFPVEVQKVNKFKQASQVYSHLAGQGQKKNTRSLSCNSEPLSVLKDLNILQHLSQEGSVRNGPSAKGGLLSSLPKNVTLLEKSALKKLTKFYSVPSFPQCGIQCGIQQPCCSLKSLQIFHKPWFSCNRVNSALTCLKHQS
- the hdc gene encoding histidine decarboxylase isoform X3, with protein sequence MQSEEYNRRGKELIDYISAYLTNIRDRRVNPDVQPGYMRRLLPDTAPMEPETWENIFSDVEKIIMPGVVHWQSPHMHAYFPALTSWPSLLGDMLADAINCLGFTWASSPACTELEMNVLDWLAKALGLPDHFLHHHPDSRGGGVLQSTVSESTLISLLAARKAKILEMKESEPAADESVLNSRLIAYASDQAHSSVEKAGLISLVKIRFLPADDQFSLRGETLRAAIEEDRKRGLVPVLVCATLGTTGVCSFDRLSELGPVCASEGLWLHIDAAYAGTSFFCPEFRDFLKGVEFADSFVFNPSKWMMVHFDCTAFWVKDKYKLQQAFSVNPVYLRHENSGAATDFMHWQIPLSRRFRSLKLWFVMRSFGVKNLQAHVRHGVEMAKLFESLVRSDPNFEIPAQRHLGLVVFCLKGGNALTEELLKSLTKSGTMFLIPAAIRKTLVIRFTVTSQFTTKEDILRDWGIIQQTAAQILLRSSENHSSGTAEQLSHTSSSAGENVLAKMLSVPEPQKPRAARRHPVSESDGDKHSGCLQTEPLGDPFDDTFPVEVQKVNKFKQASQVYSHLAGQGQKKNTRSLSCNSEPLSVLKDLNILQHLSQEGSVRNGPSAKGGLLSSLPKNVTLLEKSALKKLTKFYSVPSFPQCGIQCGIQQPCCSLKSLQIFHKPWFSCNRVNSALTCLKHQS
- the hdc gene encoding histidine decarboxylase isoform X2, producing the protein MQSEEYNRRGKELIDYISAYLTNIRDRRVNPDVQPGYMRRLLPDTAPMEPETWENIFSDVEKIIMPGVVHWQSPHMHAYFPALTSWPSLLGDMLADAINCLGFTWASSPACTELEMNVLDWLAKALGLPDHFLHHHPDSRGGGVLQSTVSESTLISLLAARKAKILEMKESEPAADESVLNSRLIAYASDQAHSSVEKAGLISLVKIRFLPADDQFSLRGETLRAAIEEDRKRGLVPVLVCATLGTTGVCSFDRLSELGPVCASEGLWLHIDAAYAGTSFFCPEFRDFLKGVEFADSFVFNPSKWMMVHFDCTAFWVKDKYKLQQAFSVNPVYLRHENSGAATDFMHWQIPLSRRFRSLKLWFVMRSFGVKNLQAHVRHGVEMAKLFESLVRSDPNFEIPAQRHLGLVVFCLKFQKDSSSKGGNALTEELLKSLTKSGTMFLIPAAIRKTLVIRFTVTSQFTTKEDILRDWGIIQQTAAQILLRSSENHSSGTAEQLSHTSSSAGENVLAKMLSVPEPQKPRAARRHPVSESDGDKHSGCLQTEPLGDPFDDTFPVEVQKVNKFKQASQVYSHLAGQGQKKNTRSLSCNSEPLSVLKDLNILQHLSQEGSVRNGPSAKGGLLSSLPKNVTLLEKSALKKLTKFYSVPSFPQCGIQCGIQQPCCSLKSLQIFHKPWFSCNRVNSALTCLKHQS